One Stigmatella aurantiaca genomic region harbors:
- a CDS encoding chemotaxis protein CheB yields the protein MKRPIRVLVVDDSPTMVNTMATLLTMDSRIEVIGRAGDGNRAVSLARLLRPDVITMDLLLPGLDGPGAIAAIMTDAPARILVVSAVADRGADLAFQAIRAGALELIAKPNVTSGEELRRWGRELVNSVCLMAEVPVVSRRARKDVPLPPPSTGARVDIFGLAASTGGPPALAEILSRLPKELPVPVVVAQHITEGFTPGMVRWLSQVTTLGVAIAHEGERLEPGKVYFALDGHDLTLEGGVARLSRTRGGPCPSGDLLLSSLARVYGSRAGGMVLTGMGEDGARGLLDIYQVGGVTCAQDEATSVVFGMPKAALDLGATTQALALSAMPDFIRQCCTRPFDRPRGGFGEAV from the coding sequence ATGAAGCGCCCCATTCGAGTGCTGGTGGTGGATGACTCGCCCACCATGGTCAATACGATGGCCACGCTGCTGACCATGGACTCGCGCATCGAAGTGATTGGGCGCGCGGGCGATGGCAACCGGGCCGTGTCGCTGGCCCGGCTGTTGCGGCCGGATGTCATCACCATGGACCTGCTGCTGCCGGGGCTGGATGGGCCCGGGGCCATCGCCGCCATCATGACGGACGCGCCGGCGCGCATCCTGGTGGTGAGCGCCGTGGCGGACCGCGGGGCGGACCTGGCCTTCCAGGCCATCCGGGCCGGGGCGCTGGAGCTCATCGCCAAGCCCAACGTGACGTCGGGCGAGGAGCTGCGGAGATGGGGCCGGGAGCTCGTCAACTCCGTGTGCCTCATGGCGGAGGTGCCCGTGGTGTCCCGCCGCGCGCGCAAGGATGTGCCGCTGCCGCCGCCCTCCACGGGGGCGCGGGTGGACATCTTCGGGCTGGCGGCCTCCACCGGGGGACCGCCGGCGCTGGCCGAAATTCTTTCGCGCCTGCCCAAGGAGCTGCCCGTGCCGGTGGTGGTGGCCCAGCACATCACCGAGGGCTTCACCCCGGGCATGGTGCGCTGGCTCAGCCAGGTCACCACCCTGGGGGTGGCCATCGCCCACGAGGGCGAGCGGCTGGAGCCGGGCAAGGTCTACTTCGCGCTCGACGGGCATGACCTCACCCTGGAGGGCGGCGTGGCCCGGCTCAGCCGGACGCGCGGGGGGCCGTGCCCCTCGGGGGACCTGCTGCTCTCGTCGCTGGCCCGCGTGTACGGCAGCCGGGCAGGCGGCATGGTGCTCACGGGCATGGGAGAGGATGGCGCGCGTGGGCTGTTGGACATCTACCAGGTGGGTGGGGTGACCTGCGCCCAGGACGAGGCCACCTCCGTGGTCTTCGGCATGCCCAAGGCGGCGTTGGATCTCGGGGCCACCACCCAGGCGCTCGCGCTCTCCGCCATGCCGGACTTCATCCGGCAGTGCTGTACGCGTCCATTCGACCGGCCGCGGGGGGGATTTGGAGAGGCGGTATGA
- a CDS encoding cupin domain-containing protein has translation MPSPHLIHEAELPWTDITHGRRVALRRKQLGAAAKGQQLGCSLIELLPGKQSWPRHYHLANEEAIYVLAGQGSLRLGEETLPLKAGDYVALPAGPGTAHQLFNEGPEPLRYLAFSTMQAPDIVMYPDSKKVGVFGGAAPGGDKAARFLHAYLPLAAEVDYWDGENTGEPEPGTGG, from the coding sequence ATGCCCTCCCCTCACCTCATCCACGAAGCGGAGCTTCCCTGGACGGACATCACCCACGGCCGCCGCGTCGCGCTTCGCCGCAAGCAGCTCGGCGCCGCCGCGAAGGGCCAGCAGCTCGGGTGCAGCCTCATCGAGCTGCTCCCGGGCAAGCAGTCCTGGCCGCGCCACTACCACCTCGCCAACGAGGAGGCGATCTACGTGCTCGCCGGCCAGGGCTCCCTGCGCCTGGGGGAGGAAACGCTGCCGCTGAAGGCCGGGGACTACGTCGCGCTCCCGGCGGGCCCCGGCACCGCGCACCAGCTCTTCAATGAGGGGCCCGAGCCCCTGCGCTACCTGGCCTTCTCCACCATGCAGGCCCCGGACATCGTCATGTACCCGGACTCGAAGAAGGTGGGCGTGTTCGGCGGCGCGGCGCCAGGGGGAGACAAGGCCGCGCGCTTCCTGCACGCCTACCTCCCCCTGGCCGCCGAGGTGGACTACTGGGACGGCGAGAACACGGGCGAGCCGGAGCCTGGCACCGGCGGGTGA
- a CDS encoding methyl-accepting chemotaxis protein has product MKLPNRFRLSLGLSVKFILVTGAISAIVAVILTTVATRRLHQSLVVAHASEGAALALGLTRAAEQEARSAGESVSLQNLIESFQVQQGVSYIYVSDSTGRVLAHTFRGMPPAELIASTRVEPIVLEQEPEQRRIQEVELGTGKARLHALDIAVPLVDNRGVVHVGVQRDSLGKKAAQLSQEMLLLALVLVAGSVVVAAVFVRTIVRPLRNLTDVAAHIVESGDLTRSIQVTSGDEVGRLAKSFSQVVEKLREVTINLQQAAEALKQSTDHLNASSNEQAQTVSRQAAALQETQVTAHEIRQTSLLASQKAASVLAVAERADELARSGEAAIEMTMAGLNDIRNQVGKIAQKIIELGERTQQIGGITQTVKDLADQSNMLALNAAIEAVRSGEHGKGFGVVAREIRALADQSIQATSRVRELLDDISTSVSDAVRITESGAERMESGLTQVRTSGQNLRELSGIVQDNAAAVRQIAAAVNQQNVGINQIHQAVNELSKMMDDTVARIGSTGEAATTLQIISEQLSSAVKSYRVE; this is encoded by the coding sequence GTGAAATTGCCCAATCGGTTCCGTCTCTCGCTTGGCCTGTCCGTCAAGTTCATCCTGGTCACCGGGGCGATCAGCGCCATCGTGGCGGTCATTCTCACCACGGTGGCCACGCGCAGGCTGCACCAGAGCCTCGTGGTGGCGCACGCGAGCGAGGGGGCCGCGCTCGCCCTGGGGCTCACCCGGGCCGCCGAGCAGGAGGCCCGGAGCGCCGGGGAGAGCGTCTCCCTGCAGAACCTGATCGAGTCGTTCCAGGTGCAGCAGGGGGTGAGCTACATCTACGTGTCGGACTCCACGGGCCGCGTCCTCGCGCACACCTTCCGGGGCATGCCCCCCGCGGAGCTGATCGCCAGCACGCGCGTGGAGCCCATCGTGCTGGAGCAGGAGCCCGAGCAGCGGCGCATCCAGGAGGTGGAGCTCGGCACGGGCAAGGCGCGGCTGCACGCGCTCGACATCGCCGTGCCCCTGGTGGACAACCGGGGCGTGGTGCACGTGGGCGTGCAGCGCGATTCCCTGGGGAAGAAGGCCGCGCAGCTGTCCCAGGAGATGCTCCTCCTGGCGCTGGTGCTCGTGGCGGGCAGCGTGGTGGTGGCCGCGGTGTTCGTGCGCACCATCGTGCGGCCCCTGAGGAACCTGACCGATGTGGCCGCCCACATCGTCGAGTCCGGAGACCTGACGCGCTCCATCCAGGTGACGAGCGGGGATGAGGTGGGCCGGCTCGCCAAGAGCTTCTCCCAGGTGGTGGAGAAGCTGCGCGAGGTGACCATCAACCTCCAGCAGGCCGCCGAGGCGCTCAAGCAGTCCACCGACCACCTCAACGCCTCGTCCAACGAGCAGGCGCAGACCGTCTCGCGCCAGGCCGCCGCGCTCCAGGAGACGCAGGTGACGGCGCACGAAATCCGCCAGACGAGCCTCCTGGCCTCGCAGAAGGCCGCCTCGGTGCTGGCGGTGGCCGAGCGCGCCGACGAGCTGGCCCGCTCGGGCGAGGCCGCCATCGAGATGACGATGGCGGGCCTGAACGACATCCGCAACCAGGTGGGCAAGATTGCCCAGAAGATCATCGAGCTGGGCGAGCGCACGCAGCAGATCGGCGGCATTACCCAGACGGTGAAGGACCTGGCGGACCAGTCGAACATGCTGGCGCTGAATGCCGCCATCGAGGCGGTGCGCAGCGGCGAGCACGGCAAGGGCTTCGGCGTGGTGGCCCGCGAGATCCGGGCCCTGGCGGACCAGTCCATCCAGGCCACCAGCCGGGTGCGCGAGCTGCTCGATGACATCAGCACCTCGGTGAGCGACGCGGTGCGCATCACCGAGAGCGGCGCGGAGCGCATGGAGTCAGGGCTGACGCAGGTGCGCACCTCGGGCCAGAACCTGCGCGAGCTGTCCGGCATCGTCCAGGACAACGCCGCGGCCGTGCGGCAGATCGCCGCCGCGGTGAATCAGCAGAACGTGGGCATCAACCAGATTCACCAGGCCGTGAACGAGCTGTCGAAGATGATGGACGACACGGTGGCGCGCATCGGCTCCACGGGCGAGGCGGCCACCACGCTGCAAATCATTTCCGAGCAGCTCAGCAGCGCCGTGAAGAGTTACCGGGTAGAGTAG
- the rsgA gene encoding ribosome small subunit-dependent GTPase A yields MLLESLGWGPELGLALSQLTSASPLSLVPGRVVRQARGLLSVQTAERLYLARTAGRLLHQASGIEALPTVGDWVALTLPAGQGEALLQAVLPRRSVLVRREAGSEHEGQLIAANFDVVFLVAGLDGDFNPRRIERALAVAWKSGATPVVLLSKADLHEDAGARVEEVRALAPGVSVLPLSAQTGAGLEEVRARLPPGKTGVLLGSSGVGKSTLVNRLLEEERLATQSVRVEDNKGRHTTTHRELFLLPHGGLLIDGPGVRELGLWGEEEGVQQAFDDVLALAAGCRFSDCRHQREPGCAVRAEVEAGRLSQERLDNFEKLQREQAHRERQVSGPAQREHKRAQRNLTQEAYQRSRTKKR; encoded by the coding sequence ATGCTTCTTGAGTCTCTCGGCTGGGGCCCCGAACTCGGCCTCGCACTGTCGCAGCTCACCTCCGCTTCTCCGCTGTCCCTCGTCCCTGGCCGCGTGGTGCGGCAAGCCCGGGGGCTCCTCTCCGTTCAAACCGCCGAGCGGCTCTACCTCGCGCGCACCGCGGGCCGGCTCCTGCACCAGGCCTCGGGCATCGAGGCGCTGCCCACCGTGGGGGACTGGGTCGCGTTGACCTTGCCCGCGGGGCAAGGGGAGGCGCTGCTCCAGGCGGTGCTCCCGCGCCGCAGCGTCCTCGTCCGGCGCGAGGCGGGCAGCGAGCACGAGGGGCAGCTCATCGCCGCCAACTTCGATGTGGTGTTCCTGGTGGCGGGGCTGGATGGGGACTTCAACCCGCGCCGCATCGAGCGGGCGCTCGCCGTGGCCTGGAAGAGCGGGGCCACGCCCGTGGTGCTGCTCAGCAAGGCGGATCTCCACGAGGACGCCGGCGCCCGTGTCGAGGAAGTCCGTGCCCTGGCGCCCGGCGTCTCCGTGCTCCCCCTGAGCGCGCAAACCGGCGCCGGGTTGGAGGAGGTGCGTGCGAGGCTTCCGCCTGGGAAGACGGGCGTCCTGCTCGGCTCCTCGGGCGTGGGCAAGTCCACCCTCGTCAACCGGCTCCTGGAAGAGGAGCGGCTGGCCACCCAGTCCGTCCGGGTGGAGGACAACAAGGGGCGGCACACCACCACCCACCGGGAGCTCTTCCTGCTGCCCCACGGGGGTCTGCTCATCGATGGGCCCGGTGTCCGCGAGCTCGGGCTGTGGGGCGAAGAGGAGGGCGTGCAGCAGGCCTTCGATGATGTCCTGGCGCTGGCGGCGGGGTGCCGCTTCTCGGACTGCCGTCACCAGCGGGAGCCCGGCTGCGCGGTGCGCGCCGAGGTGGAGGCGGGCCGGCTCTCCCAGGAACGGCTCGATAACTTCGAGAAGCTCCAGCGGGAGCAGGCCCACCGGGAGCGCCAGGTGAGCGGCCCCGCGCAGCGCGAGCACAAGCGCGCCCAGCGGAACCTCACCCAGGAAGCGTACCAACGCTCGCGGACCAAGAAGCGGTAG
- a CDS encoding citrate synthase family protein yields MVKRRGGRSQSRFDHRHEELVSATEAAALLGIKRTTLYTYVSRGLVRCVPEKGTKQNRYVRMDLERLKVRHDARAGHAAVASGALRWGEPVIDSSVTRIDARGVAYRGHPVVELVARGASFEAVAELLWTGQLPAAPVRWPAPPLPFPASALKGLLPAEAPPVVVLSAVVPLWGAADPVRFAAPSEQERLRARRLLRLLGAWVGAVQGPRRVAEALAQDSLAAGLVQAWGVKARGAAGLLDRALVLCADHELNVSTFAARVAASSGADLYACVSAALAALSGPRHGGACDRIEALMQEVGRPGRAATVVHERLRRGESIPGFGHRLYPEGDPRTPPLLEAAWAVRPERAAVRVARAVADAMREEGHPPPTVDFGLVALAAALGLPRGAATALFAVGRAAGWMAHVLEQREQGHVLRPRARYVEAKKEG; encoded by the coding sequence ATGGTGAAGCGCAGAGGGGGGCGTTCTCAATCTCGATTCGACCATCGACATGAGGAGCTGGTGTCCGCAACGGAGGCGGCGGCGTTGCTGGGCATCAAGCGGACGACGCTCTACACGTACGTGAGCCGGGGGCTCGTGCGGTGCGTTCCGGAGAAGGGGACGAAGCAGAACCGCTATGTGCGCATGGACTTGGAGCGGCTGAAGGTCCGGCACGACGCGCGGGCGGGGCATGCGGCGGTGGCCTCGGGCGCGCTGCGCTGGGGCGAGCCCGTGATTGACTCCTCCGTGACGCGCATCGATGCGCGGGGCGTGGCCTACCGGGGCCACCCGGTGGTGGAGCTGGTGGCGCGCGGCGCCTCCTTCGAGGCGGTGGCGGAGCTGCTGTGGACAGGGCAACTGCCAGCGGCTCCCGTGCGGTGGCCCGCGCCGCCGTTGCCCTTTCCCGCCTCGGCGCTGAAGGGCCTGCTCCCCGCCGAGGCGCCTCCCGTGGTGGTGCTCTCCGCGGTGGTGCCCCTGTGGGGGGCCGCGGACCCCGTGCGTTTCGCCGCACCGTCCGAGCAGGAACGGCTTCGGGCCCGGAGGCTGCTCCGGCTGCTGGGCGCATGGGTGGGCGCGGTCCAGGGACCCCGCCGTGTGGCCGAGGCGCTGGCGCAGGACTCCCTGGCTGCGGGGCTGGTGCAGGCCTGGGGGGTGAAGGCCCGGGGCGCGGCCGGGCTGCTCGACCGGGCCCTGGTGCTCTGCGCGGACCACGAGCTGAACGTCTCGACCTTCGCCGCGCGGGTGGCGGCCTCCTCCGGGGCGGACCTGTACGCGTGTGTGAGCGCGGCGCTCGCGGCGTTGTCCGGGCCCCGGCACGGGGGCGCGTGCGATCGCATCGAGGCGCTGATGCAGGAGGTGGGGCGTCCCGGGCGCGCGGCCACGGTTGTCCACGAGCGGCTGCGGCGGGGCGAGTCCATCCCCGGCTTCGGGCACCGGCTCTATCCCGAGGGGGACCCGCGCACGCCGCCCCTGCTGGAGGCGGCCTGGGCGGTGCGCCCGGAGCGGGCAGCGGTCCGGGTGGCGCGCGCGGTGGCGGACGCCATGCGGGAAGAAGGGCACCCGCCGCCCACCGTGGACTTCGGACTGGTGGCGCTGGCGGCGGCCCTGGGCTTGCCCCGGGGGGCGGCCACGGCGCTGTTCGCGGTGGGGCGCGCCGCGGGCTGGATGGCCCACGTGCTGGAGCAGCGCGAGCAGGGTCACGTGCTGCGGCCCCGGGCCCGCTACGTGGAGGCCAAAAAAGAGGGGTGA